One window of the Dreissena polymorpha isolate Duluth1 chromosome 5, UMN_Dpol_1.0, whole genome shotgun sequence genome contains the following:
- the LOC127882057 gene encoding SCO-spondin-like isoform X2, whose product MRVFTQLVAIWSFYILKQNVEALTCLRCDYVVQPRHCQTVISCPEDDSCFVERQTNAFGEIGYSLGCLAKRMCTNSTNSLNNCTLCCDKDMCNHAGCGEEGYPIQRGPVCYSCANPLPEGRCHSIDVCREGEVCSLNGHDMFGTILYTSGCMQKDHCVSHPGGVLIGKRSHVASTRTRSNGLHDCFRCCNADLCNNNCQTRVDGQWSSWTAWSLCSSHCNQNQTRACNNPAPIGDGRDCPGLTTQTQGCYTDQCRIDGQWGSWTAWSLCTPHCNQTRTRACNNPAPQHDVRDCPGLSTQTQGCYADQCRVEDCSQLLSTDASRHSGVYTITTHISHTKIPVYCDMETDGGGWTVFQRRFDGSVDFYRTFIEYENGFGNISGEHWLGLKYISEITSKGFNKLRLDVTHFNGSKGHDVYGNFSLEPGTNYILNLGANLQLSGISSEFQLNSHVPGAPVGCGFSTYDHDVDKVSTFSCAIQDHGGWWYNSCYLMNINGRYRPGVTSADVMRFAYREGLNASFLMFKRT is encoded by the exons ATGAGAGTTTTTACACAACTGGTTGCGATCTGGTCGTTCTACATTTTGAAGCAAAATG TTGAAGCGCTGACCTGTCTGAGGTGCGACTACGTGGTGCAGCCTCGACACTGTCAAACGGTTATCTCGTGTCCAGAGGATGAT tCATGCTTTGTTGAGAGGCAGACTAATGCCTTTGGTGAAATAGGCTACAGTCTTGGATGTCTCGCAAAAcgt ATGTGCACAAATTCAACTAACAGTTTGAATAACTGCACCCTGTGTTGTGACAAGGATATGTGCAACCACGCTGGATGTGGCGAAGAAG GATATCCCATTCAACGTGGACCCGTGTGTTATAGTTGTGCTAACCCGTTACCCGAAGGTCGTTGCCATAGTATTGACGTTTGCAGGGAAGGAGAG GTGTGCAGCCTTAATGGTCATGACATGTTTGGAACAATTCTATATACATCCGGTTGCATGCAAAAAGAC CACTGTGTTTCCCACCCTGGTGGCGTCCTTATTGGTAAACGCAGTCACGTGGCATCCACACGAACAAGGTCAAACGGACTGCATGACTGTTTCCGCTGTTGTAATGCTGACCTGTGTAACAACAATTGCCAAACTAGAG TGGACGGCCAATGGAGTTCATGGACTGCATGGTCACTTTGTTCATCTCACTGTAACCAGAACCAGACTCGGGCGTGCAACAATCCAGCACCGATAGGTGACGGGAGAGATTGTCCAGGCCTGACGACGCAAACACAAGGCTGTTACACAGACCAATGTCGAA TTGACGGACAGTGGGGTTCATGGACCGCATGGTCACTTTGCACACCTCACTGTAACCAGACACGGACTCGAGCATGCAACAATCCAGCACCTCAACATGACGTGAGAGATTGTCCAGGCCTTTCTACGCAAACACAAGGATGTTACGCAGACCAATGTCGAG TTGAAGATTGCTCCCAGCTACTAAGCACTGATGCTTCCAGGCATAGTGGTGTGTACACCATCACCACCCATATCTCTCACACCAAGATCCCGGTGTACTGTGATATGGAGACGGATGGGGGAGGATGGACG GTTTTTCAGAGGCGATTTGACGGAAGTGTGGACTTTTATCGAACTTTCATTGAGTATGAAAATGGCTTTGGAAATATTAGTGGAGAACATTGGCTAG GTCTTAAATACATAAGCGAAATTACTTCAAAGGGGTTTAACAAACTTCGTTTGGATGTTACGCATTTCAACGGAAGCAAAGGTCATGATGTATATGGCAACTTCAGTCTGGAACCTGGAACCAACTATATACTGAATCTTGGAGCAAATTTACAACTGAGTGGCA tTTCGTCAGAGTTTCAGCTAAACTCACACGTCCCCGGCGCACCCGTTGGTTGTGGATTCAGTACCTATGATCACGATGTCGATAAGGTTTCGACTTTTTCGTGTGCGATTCAAGATCATGGAGGCTGGTGGTATAACTCCTGCTATCTAATGAACATTAACGGAAGGTACCGTCCTGGAGTGACCAGCGCGGATGTCATGCGCTTTGCATATCGCGAGGGTCTCAATGCCAGTTTCTTAATGTTCAAAAGAACTTGA
- the LOC127882057 gene encoding SCO-spondin-like isoform X1, translating into MVSHIIAGVPYHPWSPISSFNALNTCTLADFGKTTCCRMRVFTQLVAIWSFYILKQNVEALTCLRCDYVVQPRHCQTVISCPEDDSCFVERQTNAFGEIGYSLGCLAKRMCTNSTNSLNNCTLCCDKDMCNHAGCGEEGYPIQRGPVCYSCANPLPEGRCHSIDVCREGEVCSLNGHDMFGTILYTSGCMQKDHCVSHPGGVLIGKRSHVASTRTRSNGLHDCFRCCNADLCNNNCQTRVDGQWSSWTAWSLCSSHCNQNQTRACNNPAPIGDGRDCPGLTTQTQGCYTDQCRIDGQWGSWTAWSLCTPHCNQTRTRACNNPAPQHDVRDCPGLSTQTQGCYADQCRVEDCSQLLSTDASRHSGVYTITTHISHTKIPVYCDMETDGGGWTVFQRRFDGSVDFYRTFIEYENGFGNISGEHWLGLKYISEITSKGFNKLRLDVTHFNGSKGHDVYGNFSLEPGTNYILNLGANLQLSGISSEFQLNSHVPGAPVGCGFSTYDHDVDKVSTFSCAIQDHGGWWYNSCYLMNINGRYRPGVTSADVMRFAYREGLNASFLMFKRT; encoded by the exons ATGGTGTCCCATATCATCGCTGGTGTCCCATATCATCCCTGGAGTCCCATATCATCATTCAAcgctttaaatacatgtacactgGCAGATTTTGGCAAAACAACTTGTTGCAG AATGAGAGTTTTTACACAACTGGTTGCGATCTGGTCGTTCTACATTTTGAAGCAAAATG TTGAAGCGCTGACCTGTCTGAGGTGCGACTACGTGGTGCAGCCTCGACACTGTCAAACGGTTATCTCGTGTCCAGAGGATGAT tCATGCTTTGTTGAGAGGCAGACTAATGCCTTTGGTGAAATAGGCTACAGTCTTGGATGTCTCGCAAAAcgt ATGTGCACAAATTCAACTAACAGTTTGAATAACTGCACCCTGTGTTGTGACAAGGATATGTGCAACCACGCTGGATGTGGCGAAGAAG GATATCCCATTCAACGTGGACCCGTGTGTTATAGTTGTGCTAACCCGTTACCCGAAGGTCGTTGCCATAGTATTGACGTTTGCAGGGAAGGAGAG GTGTGCAGCCTTAATGGTCATGACATGTTTGGAACAATTCTATATACATCCGGTTGCATGCAAAAAGAC CACTGTGTTTCCCACCCTGGTGGCGTCCTTATTGGTAAACGCAGTCACGTGGCATCCACACGAACAAGGTCAAACGGACTGCATGACTGTTTCCGCTGTTGTAATGCTGACCTGTGTAACAACAATTGCCAAACTAGAG TGGACGGCCAATGGAGTTCATGGACTGCATGGTCACTTTGTTCATCTCACTGTAACCAGAACCAGACTCGGGCGTGCAACAATCCAGCACCGATAGGTGACGGGAGAGATTGTCCAGGCCTGACGACGCAAACACAAGGCTGTTACACAGACCAATGTCGAA TTGACGGACAGTGGGGTTCATGGACCGCATGGTCACTTTGCACACCTCACTGTAACCAGACACGGACTCGAGCATGCAACAATCCAGCACCTCAACATGACGTGAGAGATTGTCCAGGCCTTTCTACGCAAACACAAGGATGTTACGCAGACCAATGTCGAG TTGAAGATTGCTCCCAGCTACTAAGCACTGATGCTTCCAGGCATAGTGGTGTGTACACCATCACCACCCATATCTCTCACACCAAGATCCCGGTGTACTGTGATATGGAGACGGATGGGGGAGGATGGACG GTTTTTCAGAGGCGATTTGACGGAAGTGTGGACTTTTATCGAACTTTCATTGAGTATGAAAATGGCTTTGGAAATATTAGTGGAGAACATTGGCTAG GTCTTAAATACATAAGCGAAATTACTTCAAAGGGGTTTAACAAACTTCGTTTGGATGTTACGCATTTCAACGGAAGCAAAGGTCATGATGTATATGGCAACTTCAGTCTGGAACCTGGAACCAACTATATACTGAATCTTGGAGCAAATTTACAACTGAGTGGCA tTTCGTCAGAGTTTCAGCTAAACTCACACGTCCCCGGCGCACCCGTTGGTTGTGGATTCAGTACCTATGATCACGATGTCGATAAGGTTTCGACTTTTTCGTGTGCGATTCAAGATCATGGAGGCTGGTGGTATAACTCCTGCTATCTAATGAACATTAACGGAAGGTACCGTCCTGGAGTGACCAGCGCGGATGTCATGCGCTTTGCATATCGCGAGGGTCTCAATGCCAGTTTCTTAATGTTCAAAAGAACTTGA